The Sulfurospirillum diekertiae genomic sequence GCGTGTGACATATTTCGTCAATTTTTAAAACCTGTTTCAAATGAGAAGCAAGTACGTACTAAGTCAATTTTATACAATAACTTTTTTCGCATTTCGTTTATGCTTACATGTAAAAAGGAGTTATATGTTTGAAGTAGAATTCATCACCCTCACCTCTATCTATTTTTTAGCACTTTTAAGCCCTGGGCAAGATTTTTTTCTCATTATCAAGCATGCGCTAACACATGGATATCATAAAGCATGGTGGAGTTGTCTAGGAATTGCCAGTGGAAACGCGCTTTACATCGCTTTAGCGTACATGGGGCATGCGTATTTAAGTCAGTACCCATTCATCGTTTCATTCATCGAAATCGGAGGGGCACTTTTTTTACTTTACCTTGGCTGTCTCCTGCTTTTTGCACCCCAACCAAGCCTTGAAAATTCTTTACATGTAAAGCGTCAAATGGCATTTAAACTCTTTGCTCAAGGGTTTTTGTCCGCCTTACTCAATCCTAAAAATATTCTCTTTTATTTCTCACTGCTTTTTACCATTGTTAAACCCGAAACAGCTTTACATGTAAAGATGGTGTATGCGGTATGGATGGTCACAATGTTGCTGGTGTGGGATATGTTTGTAGCGTTTCTATTTGGCAATCAAAGAGCTTTAAGACTTTTGCCTTACCTCAATGTTCTTCAAAAAATAGTGGGCATTGGGCTGATCGGCTTTAGTCTCAAATTAGCTTTTACTTTTTATAAACAGTGCGAGTTGTGAGTCAATGTTGCGAATATGAAGATCCAAACGATCCGCAACACCGTTTTTAATATAATTCTTTGCAAACAAGGTATTGCCCTGCATTGCCATTGCTAAGAACTGGCTCATCTCGCCAAGAATTTTTTGGTGCTCTTCAAAGTGTTCAAAATAGCCTTGAAAATTAAGCTCTTTCATAATGCGCTCTTCATTGGCAAAATGCTCTTTGGTATGGTGAATCAGCGCGCTAAATGATTCAGTAAAATGAGAGTAGTCAAAAGTGCTGAGCAATTCATCACACTCTGCATGGTAAACGTCAAGTTCGGGACAGTTGAGGCTGAGCATCTTTCACTCCTTTTTAAGACAGTATAGCCTTTTTGAGGAGGAAAGCGTCACATTTAGGTGTTTATTTTTTATTTTTCTACTCTTTTTAAGATGGCTTAAACAAGGCAATCCGCAAAAGTAGTGTAGTATTCAGGGTGTTCAAGCACTAAAATGATGTGAGTTATCGGTAAGGTCACTTTAAGACCACCCATACGAATATTTTGGTTTATTCTTAGGGGTACACAAGGGATTTTCAGGTTTTGAAAAAATGCTTTGAAAGTGCCTAAAATAGGGAGTTGGTGGCGGACAGAGAGGGATTTGAAAAAAACGTACCCTTTCTACTTGATTTTACATATATAATAATAGTATAATTTCTATACCTAATTAAAAAGGTTTTTGATGTTTGAATACGATGAAACAAAGAGTAAAGCCAATAAAGAAAAACACGGGATTGACTTTGAAGAAGCACAAGCTCTTTGGCAAAACAAACAACATATAGTTTTTGATAGTGTTTATGTCAATGATGAATGGCGTCATCTTTTAGTTGGTCTTATTGATGATCTTTGTTATGTAGCTGTATTCACTATGCGTGAAGATAATATCCGTATTATCAGCGTTAGACGATGTCGAAAAAATGAAAAGGAAATATTATGAAAACAATATCAGCGGAAGAATTTGATAAAAAATTTGATAATGGTGAAGATATATTACCTTATATTGATCTCTCTTCAAAAAGAACACTTAAAGAGTTTGAAAAAGAGATGCTAGCTATAAAAAAAGTAAATGTTGATCTTCCATCTTGGGCTATTGCCTCTTTAGATCAAGAAGCTAAACGTATGGGTGTTACGCGTCAATCTATCATTAAAATGTGGCTTATACAAAAGCTTGATGATCTTAGTCTTAACCGTAAGTCTTTAAAGCAAGTGGGATAACTTCCCACTTATCTATAATATCCTATACTCGTTGATGTGCCAGGGTGTATTTCTTCTTCCTCTTGTATTTTTTGAGTAGGTATTTGTTTTTGAGGAGTTTGTTGAGGCATAAGATTAATGGTAGTTTCTTGTTTTGAGGGTTCTATTTTTTGTGGTGTAATGATAGGTTTATTTGAAATGATTTCTATATTTTTTGTCATTACTTGTTGAGAAGTTTCTTCTATTTTTTGTGTTTGGATTGGCTTTTGTAGGTCTGTAGTTGTTGTTTCTTCTTTTTTGAGTCTATCGTTAAATGCTTCATTGGGTTTTTTGTGAATACCGCTTAAATTCATTACAATAATATATCCTATCAAAAGAATAATTGGAATCAATGAAAGACGAGGTAATTTTTTATTATTCTTGTTTGTTAAAAACTTTCCATTAGCTTTTTCTTGGTATTTTTGTTTTCGATACTTTTCTATTAAATCTAATGAATCATCATCATGGAACACTTTAGAACCTTGTTATATTTTATTTGATAATTTTATATTCCATTGAGCCTATGTTGTAATAAGGTTTTTTTGTCATGATCGTCGTACCTTGTTTTTATCATAGAAAAAATTTTTGTCCTGCGCTTAGTTGTAAATCACTAATACTTTTGCTTTGTCCATCTAAGGAAACACTAAGATGTTTTATTAAAATTGTATCTGATGACATATTGGTAATAATGATCTCTCCGCTTAATGGTCCTCTATAAAAATACGCACATACTTTTTGATCTGGTAAATCACATGGTGGAATTGCATACATACTTGATAGTAGTCCAATGAGGACAAGTATTTTCTTCATAACTCTTACCTTTTATTTTAGATTTTTTCTCATAACTCTTGCTTTTATTTCAAAGAGATACATTTCTTGTTCCTCTTTATCTAACATTTCGAAATATTTTTCAATCTCGCTTTTCTGTATTACGGAATTTTCTAACAAAAAATTGTATAGTTCTGGTCTAGTATTTTTCCATTGATATATCGTAGATACACCAATTTTAAGTTTTTTTGCTATTTCAGCCAGATTGTTGTCCATTATTTACCTGTTTTTAAGTTTCTGTAATATAGAATTAATTCCGTAATACAGAAAAAGATTGTTTTTTATTTTTTGTAAATATTAATCCTTTTCCGCCAATTCTTTCTAATTTTCCATTATATAGAAAAATTGATTATTAGGCAATTTTGCCTTAATTCAATTTAAAGACCTTGTTATTTGAAAATCTCTCTTTTCATATACCAAGGTCTTTAGGGGTCTTAAGCGTGAGAGTTCGTCAGCACCTACTCTCACGACTTGTTAAATGGTGCTAAAAAACTTTTAAAAAAGGTGCTCAAAATGCAAGACAATCAAACCAAAGTTTATCCACACTTCATCCAACAAGCTTACCAAGCAGATGTTTTACTCCGTAGAGCTTTAACGTGTTCTGTTGGTTCACGTTATCCACATAAAGATCAAGTTGTCATTACGGCTGAAAATACCTATCAACACCCTACTAATGCTATTTATAGCTATTCACAACGTATTGATGTAGTTGTTAAATGTGAGAACCGTATTGAAGCGGTTAAACTCAATCAAGCCATACGTGAATATCTCGCAAAAGATATGATGCTTCCTTTACATGTAGGCGTATTTCAAAAACCTTTCACAAAAGACAACGAAAAATCTCGTAAATACTTCGCTTTTGCCAATATTAATGCTAAAGAGCTTTTAGAGACACTTCCAAAACTCGAAAAAGATAAAACACTTAAATTTGTTCTTGGTGCTAGTCCAATCGAAAGTAATGTCTTAGTGAACGGTTTTGACCTGACGTATTCAATTACTGACTTTGATTTGGAGTTCACGATCTTTACGATTGAAGATGCAAAAAAAGCAAAAAGAGAACTTACTAAAGATATTTATAAAGTAATACTTTACACCTCGACTATCTTTGAAGTTGATGACGATACGGTTCAAGAGGTACTGATCAATTTTGAAATTAATGGCGAAAGTGCTAGTGAGCTTGACATTCTCGCCAATAAATTAACAGAGCTTAAAAATAACGGAGTTGTCTTTACATGTAAAGGTCAATTTCCTAGAGCTGAACGTGATTTTTACCGTGTCTCGCTTTCCAAAACTGCGGGTGAACTCATAGCGCAATTAAGCACAACGATCAAGCCTGAACCACAACCTAAATCATAAGAATTTTAAATGGACTTTTCTGATTGGTTCATTGTTTTTTTTATTGCTTTTTCTGTTGTTGTTTCGGCTCTTTCTTGTTGGAATATTTTAATTAAAAAAGATTAAGTAAGGATTTTGAAATGAAACATAGGGGCTTGTTTGTAATGGTGCTGATCTCCTTAATGGTGAGTAGTGTTTTTGCAGATAACACCTCTATGATTTTTAATCCTGTTATGGACGCATTATCTAAGATTCTTTCATACGTTGTGACTGTTTTAGCTTCTTTAATAGCTATTTTTTTAGTGCCATTGGCATGGTTTCATGTTTCTAAGGCTATTTGGACAAGAGGTAATGTTCGTGATGAAAAGATTTATTCAAATATTACCTCACGTCAAGGTGCAAGAGATCGCCTTAAGGCTCATGGTATAGGCGAAAAAGAGCTTAACTTAAGTTCTTACCGTAAAGCGGTTGAAGCTGAAAAGTTTCGTAAAAAATTTGGAACGTTTGAAGAGTGGCAAGGTTCATCTAATTATAGAAGATCTCGCGCTTAATAGAGTTGTTTTTCTCTTGCTCTAAAAAGAGAAAACTTAACGAAAAAAGAAAGTTTTAACCTGAGAAGAGCCGAAGTCGGACACACGCTGTGAAAAATGACCGCTTAAGGTTTTTTCATGGCGGGTTTACGCGAGGTGGATACACCACGTCAAATAAAATCTCTTCAAAGCTCATTACGGTGGGCTTGATAGAGGGTTTAAATACTCTACTACATTAAAAGGAGTCTCTTATGAAAAAAGAGAATCAAAACGGACTTACGAACTTTAAGAAAATTGTTGCAATGGGCGCTCTTGCCATTGTTGGTTTTTCTACCAATGCGATGGCAGCTGACCCTGCATGGTTTACTGATTTGAATACTACTTTGGCAGGTATTCTTGTCATGGTTGGTACTGTCATTTCAGCTGTGATCGCAATTCGTCTTGCTCCTATTGCATGGGATCATATCAAACGTGTTATTAACCGTGCTTAAGAGATTTTGACATGATTACTCAAATTGACTTAACGGCTTTTTACGCTGTTGCTGGTTTCCTCTTGACTCTTAGAGCTACAGTAAATAGCTCGTTTTTCATTTTGAGAATCGCTAAGAGGAGATAATTGTCTCCTCTTATTTTTAAAAAGGTGCTAGTTATGAAACGATTACTTTTAACACTGCTGATATGCTCTAACTTTCTTTTAGCAGATTATCTCTATCAACCATCAAACATCTGTATTAAAGATTATTGGTATTCAAACGGTGCATTTTATTACGTTCGTTCTGATACAGGTGTAACTGTTTCAACCATAACGCAAAATCTCGGTGATGATGTTTTTAAGGGTTATGACTACAACACTTCAACCAACGAATGCGCTCCAGAAGCTTCCAATAATACACTTGGTCTTTCAAACGAAGATTTTAGTTATCTTAATGCCTTGATCGGTCTTATGATTTTTGGCATGTTAGTAATGAGTTTACTATGATCGTAGATATTATTAATTTTTCAATGACTGCAAGCGCATCTGCCAACTATGTTTTAGATATTGGCTTTACTGTGCTTCTTAAAGCTTTTTTGCCCGTTTTCTGCATTGGTCTTATCATTAAAAGGGGCTTTTAATGAAAGCCTTAATCCTCTCCATCTTTCTAAGCCTAAGCGTTTACGCTATTGAAATAGCGCCAACAAATTTCGGACTTCGTGATCTTGCCACGATGGTATCTCAAGAGTGTGGTAAAAATATCCTAATTTCTCAAGACGTTAAAAACATGAGTGCTGATTACTTTGTCATTCAAGACATTAGCCCTGCTATTTTATTTTCTACATTTAAAGGCATTATTGAGTCAAAAGGACTCTTTCTAAACGAATATGATGGCTTCTATATCGTAGATGATAAAAAACTCGAATTGCCACCCGATGAAAAAAACCTTTCCAACGTTGAATTAACTATGAAAATAATCGAAATTAATAATGAGAAAATAAAGAACGTTGGTTTTAACTCTGCTCTGACATCTAAGCTTAGTTTGTCGGGTGTCACTGACTTTAAAAAATTGTCTTTTGATAAGCTTTTTAGTGCTGATTTTGAGAGTGTATTGACTGATCTTGAAACCCAAGACTATTTAAAGATCATGAGTGAGCCTTATGTGGTTGTTGCAAACGGTGAAACCACAAAACTCAATGTGGGTGATACAATCAGTGTTAAGACGTCCTCTTATGCAACGGATTCCACTTCCACAACGGCAGCATTGCGTAATACCTACACGCAAAAAGAACTTGGATTAACCATAGAAGTCTCTCCTAAAATTCAAAAGAATGGCTTAATTCTTTTAAAGACAACACTCACCAACGAAACACTTAAAAAGAAAGGTGATGACGGGCTGATCGAAACAAAGAAAAAATCAATTTCGGGCAATTTTAATATTAAAGATGGTGGTAGCGTTTCGATTGGTGGATTGACTGCAAGCTCTGATGTGAAATCTACGTCTAAAGTTCCGTTACTGGGTGACATTCCCGTCTTAAGTTATGTCTTTTCCTACGACTCAACCGATACCGTACGCACGACTTTAACGTTGTTTATTGAAGTTAGGATTATTAAATGAAAAAGATAATCTTAGCGTTAATGCTTACTTTTACAGTTTCTTTTGCAGGAAATTGTCCTACTTACATAACTGTTAATGGCTCTATTTTAAAAAATCAATCTTGTACTTTTGTCGGCAATATGTTTGGTTCTTATTCATATTCTTTTGAAAGTGCGCAGCTTTCTGGCGGTGTTTATCATCAGTATTTTACATCATCTTCTCCTACGAATTGTGGTTCTACTATTACTGGAGTTAAGCATTGTGATTATACGAATGCATATCATGGTACTTATAGCACAACTCCTGCAACTGATTGCCCTACGGGAATTGTTGAAAATGGTGAATGTATTAAAGCTGTTGATACAAATAACTCTGATTGCGACAATATAACTAAATTTACAGATATTACAACGGGTAAATGTAATGATTGTATGCAGTTTAGTGGCTTTACTTCTCGTGCTTCTTGTGCTTGTGATGCTAAAGGTACTACATACTCACCGGGTCATAGTAGTGGTGTTGTGACGTGGTCTACTCATTCTACTATGTCTTATAAAAGGCAAAAAGCTACGTGTGACAATGGTCAAGAAATTTATATTTATTACGACCCTATTGATATCACTCCCGATACAAATACATCAACGCCAACAGATTCAAACGGTACGAAACCGCCTGACACAAACACCACAACAAATACACCCGATGTTAATGGCTCTCCAGTAACATCACCAACGCAAGCCGATGTCGTTAATGCTCTTAAATCTATTCAAGATGGTCAAAAAGACTCCAATACTGCATTAAAAGAAATGGGTATTGATCTAAAATCTGTTAACACTTCTTTAAAAGAGCAAGGTTTTACGTTTGACTCTATTCTTGCCAAAATTGTTGATGGTAACTCAAAAGCTGACGCTCGTTATGCGCTTATGGATACAGAATTTAAAGGTAATACGCAATATCGTAATATGATGGGTAAATGGGTCGATGCAAATTTGTTAAACGCAACCGCACAACTCGGTGCAACTGTTGACGTTAAAAAGGCTGTAGATGGCACAACGGGTGCTGTAAATACACAAGGTGATAAACTCGGTGGCAAATTAGACGACATTTTAAAAGCGATTAAAGATGGTAATGGTACTGGTACAAAAGACGGCAATGGTACAGATTTAAGCAAGGTTGAGGATAAACTCGACACTCTTCATAAAGATAATAATCAAACACAAAGTCTCTTAGACAAAATTGCGGGTTATTTTGATGGTAATGCTTCTGTTGATACTAACGGTTCTGGTTCTTCCATGACTCTTGATGATATGTTGCCAACGGGTGGTTCTGGTTGGTTTTCTTCTAATGCTTTAGATTTGAATTTTGGTGGTCTTTCTGGCTCTGGCAGTAATTGTCAATGTGCTACTGCTGAATTTCAAGTAGCGGGTAAAACCTTTGTTTTTCCTCCTCCTGAACTTTTAGCCATGATACCTTTTTCCACTATTTCTAAACTTATTCAGGCTTTGATTTATATTCTTGGTTTAAAAATATTTTTAAGGATTTAATATGGGCAAAGTTCCTCAATGGGTTGCTAATGCACTTGGATATATTTTTGATTTTTTTAAAAATTCTGCAAAAAAAGCAGCCATATACACTGCTTACACGGCGCTTCTTGTTGAAATTTTGAATAGCGTTAAAGATTATGCAATGGCGCATTCTGATTTTAGTTCCTTTATGACGCCTACAATTTGCTATTTCTTTACACAACTCAATGTTTCTGGTCTTTTAACGACTTATTTTGCGGTTGTTTCTGCAAACTGGTTAAAAGCTAAGGTTGTTCAATTTTGGACTTTTAACAGTGGTTCTGTGAGTAAATAATTATGATTAGGGTGCTGATAGGTGGGCAAGGTAGTGGAAAAAGCTTAACTTCTATACATTATCTTTTTGAGGTTATTGAAGTAACTTTTGATGAATTTGACACTGAAAAACAAGAGATTATTCAAAAAACAGTTAAAGGTGCTCGTCATACGTTTTATAAACGTCTCATTACAAATGTTGGTGGTTTTAGACCTGAACTTTTTCGTGAGGTAAGCGGTAATAAAACGATAGAGATTATCCATCAAGATAAATATTGGTCTAAAGATGATTTGCTTGTTATCTTTGATGAGCAGATGAAAGAAAAACAAAAGCCAGAAAAAGATCGTACACCAACGCTTTTTATTTACGATGA encodes the following:
- a CDS encoding LysE family translocator, coding for MFEVEFITLTSIYFLALLSPGQDFFLIIKHALTHGYHKAWWSCLGIASGNALYIALAYMGHAYLSQYPFIVSFIEIGGALFLLYLGCLLLFAPQPSLENSLHVKRQMAFKLFAQGFLSALLNPKNILFYFSLLFTIVKPETALHVKMVYAVWMVTMLLVWDMFVAFLFGNQRALRLLPYLNVLQKIVGIGLIGFSLKLAFTFYKQCEL
- a CDS encoding bacteriohemerythrin; translated protein: MLSLNCPELDVYHAECDELLSTFDYSHFTESFSALIHHTKEHFANEERIMKELNFQGYFEHFEEHQKILGEMSQFLAMAMQGNTLFAKNYIKNGVADRLDLHIRNIDSQLALFIKSKS
- a CDS encoding BrnT family toxin, which gives rise to MFEYDETKSKANKEKHGIDFEEAQALWQNKQHIVFDSVYVNDEWRHLLVGLIDDLCYVAVFTMREDNIRIISVRRCRKNEKEIL
- the brnA gene encoding type II toxin-antitoxin system BrnA family antitoxin; the encoded protein is MKTISAEEFDKKFDNGEDILPYIDLSSKRTLKEFEKEMLAIKKVNVDLPSWAIASLDQEAKRMGVTRQSIIKMWLIQKLDDLSLNRKSLKQVG
- a CDS encoding type II secretion system protein GspD gives rise to the protein MKALILSIFLSLSVYAIEIAPTNFGLRDLATMVSQECGKNILISQDVKNMSADYFVIQDISPAILFSTFKGIIESKGLFLNEYDGFYIVDDKKLELPPDEKNLSNVELTMKIIEINNEKIKNVGFNSALTSKLSLSGVTDFKKLSFDKLFSADFESVLTDLETQDYLKIMSEPYVVVANGETTKLNVGDTISVKTSSYATDSTSTTAALRNTYTQKELGLTIEVSPKIQKNGLILLKTTLTNETLKKKGDDGLIETKKKSISGNFNIKDGGSVSIGGLTASSDVKSTSKVPLLGDIPVLSYVFSYDSTDTVRTTLTLFIEVRIIK